From the Hevea brasiliensis isolate MT/VB/25A 57/8 chromosome 15, ASM3005281v1, whole genome shotgun sequence genome, one window contains:
- the LOC110668777 gene encoding electron transfer flavoprotein subunit alpha, mitochondrial, with protein sequence MAILRAFKTTTLPQFSSLIFTSRSASTLVVAEHEGGAVKGSSVSAIEAARALEDGNSISVLLAGSGPSLQEAAAHAASCHSSISQVLVADSDKFTHSLAEPWAGLVHLVQQKGGYSHIIAAANSFGKNILPRAAALLDVSPITDVIALSGSSLFIRPIYAGNALCTVRYTGTSPCMLTIRSTSFPVPAVSANSKSNEAPISQVDLSTFFEDSVGKSRYVQHTSQDTERPDLGSARIVVTGGRGLKSAENFKMIEKLAEKLSAAVGATRAAVDAGFVPNDLQVGQTGKIVAPELYMAFGVSGAIQHIAGMRDSRVIVAVNKDSDAPIFQVADYGLVGDLFEVIPELLEKLPEKK encoded by the exons ATGGCAATTCTTAGAGCTTTCAAAACCACCACTCTCCCTCAATTTTCCTCTTTAATCTTCACTTCAAGATCA GCGAGCACATTGGTTGTGGCCGAGCATGAAGGTGGTGCTGTAAAGGGTTCATCTGTGAGTGCAATAGAGGCTGCAAGGGCTTTGGAAGATGGCAATTCCATTTCTGTTCTACTAGCTGGATCAGGTCCGTCCCTTCAAGAAGCTGCTGCTCATGCTGCCTCATGCCATTCCTCAATTTCACAG GTACTTGTTGCCGATTCAGATAAATTTACTCATTCTCTAGCAGAACCCTGGGCTGGGTTGGTCCATTTGGTTCAGCAGAAAGGTGGTTACTCTCACATAATTGCTGCTGCGAATTCATTTGGCAAAAACATACTGCCACGTGCAGCTGCCCTTTTAGATGTTTCTCCAATTACTGATGTCATTGCTCTTTCTGGTTCTAGTCTATTTATCAG ACCAATTTATGCTGGAAATGCACTTTGCACTGTGCGATACACTGGCACTAGTCCTTGTATGTTGACCATTAGATCAACATCTTTTCCAGTACCTGCTGTCTCAGCTAATTCAAAATCTAATGAAGCTCCTATTTCCCAGGTTGACCTCTCAACCTTTTTTGAAG ATTCTGTTGGTAAGTCTAGATATGTACAGCATACATCTCAGGACACTGAGCGCCCTGACCTTGGAAGTGCACGAATAGTGGTCACAGGTGGTCGGGGATTGAAAAGTGCTGAGAACTTCAAAATGATCGAGAAGCTTGCAGAAAAGCTTAGCGCAGCTG TTGGTGCTACCCGTGCTGCTGTTGATGCCGGATTTGTTCCAAATGACCTCCAG GTTGGTCAGACTGGAAAAATTGTTGCACCAGAATTATATATGGCTTTTGGTGTTTCTGGAGCCATTCAACACATAGCTGGCATGAGAGATTCCAGGGTCATTGTTGCTGTAAATAAAGATTCAGATGCACCTATATTCCAG GTAGCTGATTATGGGCTCGTTGGTGATCTTTTTGAGGTGATACCAGAGTTGTTAGAGAAGCTTCCAGAGAAGAAGTAG
- the LOC110668813 gene encoding vascular-related unknown protein 4-like — MEDSMRKLVSSSCNERTCFVGDDYIDDGEDDHSFDEDSGWTMYLDDFFAKNNNNKKQSSINGENSCFPYDNETTSSLVSDAASLVMKKNNSVDNDNDKQEAAAAIDSRFSYSRLSFKKRKTKGPLIADDALEDTASSPVNSPKVYDLMMMNQLNKSTKQRQNMDISSPSLQEKGRGSTRQIEDKSEDLSYIGRESDSTELRKRGLCLVPLSMVVNYFG; from the exons ATGGAGGACTCTATGAGAAAACTTGTCTCATCCTCTTGTAATGAGAGAACTTGCTTTGTTGGTGATGATTATATTGATGATGGTGAAGATGATCATAGTTTTGATGAAGATAGTGGTTGGACTATGTACCTTGATGATTTCTTTGCCAaaaacaacaacaacaagaaGCAGAGCAGCATTAATGGTGAAAATAGTTGTTTCCCTTATGATAATGAAACTACTTCTTCTCTAGTCTCGGATGCTGCTTCTTTggttatgaagaagaacaattcTGTTGATAATGATAACGATAAACAAGAAGCAGCTGCAGCTATTGACAGCAGATTTAGTTACAGTAGGTTGAGTTTCAAGAAGAGAAAAACCAAAGGACCTTTGATTGCTGATGATGCTTTGGAGGACACTGCTAGTTCTCCTGTCAATAGTCCCAAG GTTTATGATCTGATGATGATGAACCAGTTAAACAAGAGCACAAAACAGAGACAAAACATGGACATTTCATCACCATCACTGcag GAAAAAGGAAGAGGCTCCACAAGGCAGATAGAAGATAAAAGTGAGGATTTGAGTTATATTGGGAGAGAAAGTGACAGCACAGAACTGAGGAAAAGGGGTCTTTGTTTagttcctttgtctatggtagtGAATTATTTTGGTTGA